The following coding sequences lie in one Paenibacillus durus ATCC 35681 genomic window:
- the rpoC gene encoding DNA-directed RNA polymerase subunit beta' gives MLDVNNFEFMKIGLASPEKIRSWSRGEVKKPETINYRTLKPEKEGLFCERIFGPQKDWECHCGKYKRVRYKGVVCDRCGVEVTRAKVRRERMGHIELAAPVSHIWYFKGIPSRMGLALDMSPRSLEEIIYFASYVVTDPGDTPLEKKQLLSEKEYRSYREKYGYGFQASMGAEAVKKLLQDLDIEKELEFLKEELRTAQGQRRNRAIKRLEVIEAFRNSGNKPDWMIMDVLPVIPPELRPMVQLDGGRFATSDLNDLYRRVINRNNRLKRLLDLGAPDIIVQNEKRMLQEAVDALIDNGRRGRPVTGPGNRPLKSLSHMLKGKQGRFRQNLLGKRVDYSGRSVIVVGPYLKMYQCGLPKKMALELFKPFVMKELVNKGLAHNIKSAKRKVERVSPEVWDVLEEVIKEHPVLLNRAPTLHRLGIQAFEPILVEGHAIRLHPLVCTAYNADFDGDQMAVHVPLSAEAQAEARILMLASGNILNPKDGKPVVTPSQDMVLGSFYLTMDNKEEQGSGMILRTVNEAVSAYQRGTAGLHARVAIPVKALNKTSFTEKQQTAMLITTVGKIIFNEIFPASFPYINEATRDNLLQGTPEKYFIYEKGANIRELIDAVPIAGAVGKEYLGSIIARCFEIYHTTKTSVILDKIKQLGFTYSTRAGVTIAVSDVIVPEEKKAILKESEEKVDVVAKQYRRGLITNEERYDRVIEIWSKTKDDLTNVLMKSMDRFNSIMLMVDSKARGNKSQITQLGGMRGLMATPSGRIFELPIKANFREGLTVLEYFISTHGARKGLADTALRTADSGYLTRRLVDVAQDVIVREDDCGTDKGFTVSRIQDGKEVIEDLYDRIEGRYCFETVRHPETGAIIVHRNDLIDSDKAEEIVKAGVGKLQIRSVLSCRARHGVCKKCYGRNLATGKHVEIGEAVGIIAAQSIGEPGTQLTMRTFHTGGVAGDDITQGLPRIQELFEARNPKGQATISEIDGVVKEIREAKDRREIEVQGEAESKVYSITYGSRLRVSEGDEVEAGDELTDGSIDPKEMLRIKGIRGVQNYILQEVQRVYRNQGVEINDKHVEVMIRQMLRKIRIIDAGDTNLLPGSFADIHEYEAANKEVILSGKEPAVAKPVLLGITKASLETDSFLSAASFQETTRVLTDAAIKGKVDQLLGLKENVIIGKLIPAGTGMNRYRNVKLVNPEEEQSEEEALETVPAE, from the coding sequence TTGTTGGACGTAAACAATTTTGAATTCATGAAAATCGGGCTGGCTTCCCCGGAGAAGATTCGTTCTTGGTCCCGCGGAGAGGTTAAGAAACCGGAAACCATCAACTATCGCACACTCAAGCCGGAAAAAGAGGGTCTTTTCTGCGAACGGATCTTCGGACCGCAAAAAGACTGGGAGTGTCATTGCGGCAAATACAAACGCGTCCGTTATAAAGGCGTAGTCTGCGACCGCTGCGGCGTCGAAGTCACACGCGCCAAAGTGCGCCGCGAGCGTATGGGCCATATCGAGCTCGCTGCTCCGGTTTCGCATATCTGGTATTTTAAAGGCATTCCGAGCCGCATGGGTCTCGCGCTTGATATGTCTCCGAGATCGCTGGAAGAGATTATTTACTTCGCATCTTATGTCGTAACCGATCCCGGCGATACGCCTCTGGAGAAGAAACAGCTGCTGTCCGAGAAGGAATACCGCAGCTACCGCGAGAAGTACGGCTACGGCTTCCAAGCGAGCATGGGCGCGGAAGCGGTCAAGAAGCTGCTTCAGGATCTTGATATCGAAAAAGAGCTGGAATTCCTTAAGGAAGAACTGCGCACCGCTCAAGGCCAACGCCGCAACCGTGCGATCAAGCGCCTTGAAGTGATCGAAGCTTTCCGCAACTCCGGCAATAAGCCCGACTGGATGATCATGGACGTTCTCCCGGTTATTCCGCCGGAACTGCGTCCGATGGTACAGCTGGACGGCGGACGTTTCGCTACGTCTGACCTGAACGACCTGTACCGCCGCGTAATTAACCGCAACAACCGTCTGAAAAGACTGCTTGACCTTGGCGCTCCGGATATCATCGTGCAGAACGAGAAACGGATGCTTCAGGAAGCCGTCGACGCTCTAATCGACAACGGCCGCCGCGGCCGCCCGGTAACGGGCCCAGGCAACCGTCCGCTGAAATCGCTCAGCCATATGCTGAAAGGTAAGCAGGGCCGTTTCCGTCAGAACCTGCTCGGTAAACGGGTTGACTATTCCGGCCGTTCCGTTATCGTCGTAGGCCCTTACCTGAAAATGTACCAATGTGGTCTGCCTAAGAAAATGGCACTGGAGCTGTTCAAGCCGTTCGTCATGAAGGAACTGGTTAACAAAGGACTGGCCCATAACATTAAGAGCGCGAAACGCAAAGTCGAGCGCGTAAGCCCGGAAGTTTGGGATGTGCTTGAAGAGGTCATCAAAGAGCATCCGGTTCTGCTAAACCGTGCCCCCACGCTTCACCGTCTCGGTATTCAAGCGTTTGAACCGATTCTGGTGGAAGGCCATGCCATTCGTCTTCATCCGCTCGTATGTACAGCGTACAACGCTGACTTTGACGGTGACCAAATGGCCGTGCACGTTCCGCTCTCCGCGGAAGCACAGGCGGAAGCACGCATTCTGATGCTGGCATCCGGCAACATTTTGAACCCGAAAGACGGCAAGCCGGTCGTTACCCCTTCCCAGGATATGGTTCTTGGTTCCTTCTATCTGACCATGGACAACAAGGAAGAACAGGGCAGCGGCATGATTCTCCGTACCGTGAACGAAGCGGTTTCCGCATATCAGCGCGGCACAGCCGGTCTTCATGCGCGCGTAGCCATTCCGGTCAAGGCGCTTAACAAGACCAGCTTCACCGAGAAGCAGCAGACCGCTATGCTGATCACAACCGTCGGCAAAATTATTTTCAACGAAATTTTCCCGGCAAGCTTTCCTTACATCAACGAAGCGACACGCGACAATCTGCTGCAAGGCACGCCGGAGAAATATTTCATTTACGAAAAAGGCGCCAATATCCGCGAACTGATTGATGCGGTTCCGATCGCTGGCGCTGTCGGCAAAGAATATCTCGGCTCGATTATCGCCCGCTGTTTCGAAATTTACCATACAACCAAAACATCGGTTATTCTGGATAAAATCAAGCAGCTTGGCTTTACCTACTCTACCCGTGCGGGTGTAACGATCGCTGTATCGGACGTAATCGTTCCTGAAGAGAAGAAAGCCATTCTGAAGGAATCCGAAGAGAAGGTCGACGTTGTTGCCAAGCAATACCGCCGCGGTCTCATTACTAATGAAGAGCGGTATGACCGCGTCATTGAGATCTGGTCCAAGACGAAAGATGATCTGACCAACGTGCTTATGAAATCGATGGACCGTTTCAATTCCATCATGCTGATGGTGGATTCCAAAGCGCGGGGTAACAAATCGCAGATTACCCAGCTTGGCGGCATGCGCGGACTGATGGCGACGCCGTCGGGACGCATTTTCGAACTTCCGATCAAAGCGAACTTCCGCGAAGGCCTGACCGTCCTCGAGTACTTTATCTCTACTCACGGAGCGCGGAAAGGTCTGGCGGATACGGCGCTTCGTACCGCCGACTCCGGTTACCTGACACGCCGTCTCGTAGACGTGGCCCAGGACGTAATCGTCCGCGAGGATGATTGCGGCACCGACAAAGGCTTTACCGTTAGCCGTATCCAGGACGGCAAAGAGGTTATCGAGGATCTGTACGACCGTATTGAAGGCCGCTACTGCTTCGAGACCGTCCGTCATCCGGAAACAGGAGCAATCATTGTGCATCGCAATGATCTGATTGATTCCGACAAAGCGGAAGAGATCGTTAAAGCCGGCGTAGGCAAGCTGCAAATCCGCTCCGTACTGAGCTGCCGCGCCCGTCACGGCGTCTGCAAGAAGTGCTACGGACGCAACCTGGCTACCGGTAAGCACGTCGAGATTGGCGAAGCCGTCGGCATTATTGCCGCACAGTCTATCGGTGAACCGGGAACACAGCTTACTATGCGTACGTTCCATACCGGGGGCGTTGCGGGCGACGATATCACGCAAGGTCTTCCGCGTATCCAAGAGCTGTTTGAAGCGCGTAACCCGAAAGGGCAAGCGACCATCAGTGAAATCGACGGCGTCGTGAAGGAAATTCGCGAAGCGAAGGACCGCCGCGAAATCGAGGTTCAAGGTGAAGCGGAATCAAAAGTCTACTCGATTACCTACGGATCACGCCTGCGAGTAAGCGAAGGAGATGAGGTCGAGGCCGGCGACGAGCTGACCGACGGTTCCATCGATCCGAAAGAAATGCTGCGCATCAAGGGTATCCGCGGCGTGCAGAACTACATCCTTCAGGAAGTTCAGCGCGTATACCGGAACCAGGGCGTAGAAATCAACGACAAGCACGTTGAGGTCATGATTAGACAAATGCTGCGTAAAATCCGCATCATTGATGCCGGTGACACTAACCTGCTGCCTGGCTCCTTTGCGGATATCCATGAATATGAAGCAGCGAATAAGGAAGTAATTCTGTCCGGTAAAGAACCGGCTGTTGCGAAGCCTGTGCTGCTCGGTATTACGAAGGCATCGCTGGAAACAGACTCCTTCCTTTCCGCGGCATCGTTCCAGGAGACGACGCGCGTGCTGACCGACGCGGCCATCAAAGGCAAGGTCGACCAACTGCTCGGCCTCAAGGAGAACGTTATTATCGGTAAGCTGATTCCTGCCGGAACGGGCATGAACCGCTACCGCAATGTCAAATTGGTCAATCCGGAAGAAGAGCAAAGCGAAGAGGAAGCTTTGGAAACTGTTCCGGCTGAATAA
- the rpsG gene encoding 30S ribosomal protein S7 produces MPRKGPVSKRDVLPDPVYNSKLVTRLINRVMLDGKRGVAQSILYNAFKLIEERTGKDPMEVFEAAIKNIMPVLEVKARRVGGANYQVPIEVKPERRTSLGLRWLVNYSRNRGEKTMEERLAAEIIDASNNTGASVKKREDTHKMAEANKAFAHYRW; encoded by the coding sequence ATGCCACGCAAAGGTCCAGTTTCCAAAAGAGACGTACTGCCGGATCCGGTGTATAACAGCAAACTGGTTACTCGTTTGATTAACCGTGTAATGCTGGATGGTAAAAGAGGTGTCGCTCAAAGCATTCTGTACAACGCGTTCAAGTTGATTGAAGAACGTACGGGGAAAGACCCAATGGAAGTGTTTGAAGCAGCCATCAAGAACATTATGCCGGTTCTCGAGGTTAAAGCTCGCCGTGTCGGCGGCGCGAACTACCAAGTGCCGATCGAAGTTAAACCGGAGAGACGTACTTCCCTGGGATTACGTTGGCTCGTGAACTACTCCCGCAACCGCGGTGAGAAGACGATGGAAGAGCGTTTGGCGGCTGAGATTATCGATGCTTCCAATAACACAGGCGCTTCCGTTAAGAAACGTGAAGACACGCATAAAATGGCTGAAGCGAATAAAGCATTCGCTCACTACCGCTGGTAG
- a CDS encoding ribosomal L7Ae/L30e/S12e/Gadd45 family protein, which produces MTDDRGLRDAQIKIGTKQTVKAVEMGQAAEVYVAEDGDPRLTSRIVSLCNKHGVKLTYVDTMQQLGKACGIEVGAAMAAVLK; this is translated from the coding sequence ATGACTGATGATAGAGGACTACGGGACGCTCAGATCAAGATCGGCACCAAGCAAACCGTCAAAGCGGTGGAGATGGGCCAGGCCGCAGAAGTCTATGTGGCGGAAGACGGAGATCCCAGGCTTACTTCAAGAATCGTTAGTCTTTGCAATAAGCATGGCGTCAAGTTGACTTATGTCGATACGATGCAGCAGTTGGGCAAGGCCTGCGGAATCGAAGTGGGCGCTGCAATGGCAGCCGTCTTAAAATAA
- the rpsL gene encoding 30S ribosomal protein S12 codes for MPTINQLVRKGRQAKIEKSKSPALQKGFNALKREATDLSAPQKRGVCTRVGTMTPKKPNSALRKYARVRLTNRVEVTAYIPGIGHNLQEHSVVLIRGGRVKDLPGVRYHIVRGALDTAGVNNRMQSRSKYGAKRPKAKK; via the coding sequence ATGCCAACTATCAATCAATTGGTTCGTAAAGGCCGTCAAGCCAAGATCGAAAAATCGAAATCGCCTGCACTGCAAAAAGGATTTAACGCCCTGAAGCGTGAGGCTACGGATTTGAGCGCTCCGCAAAAACGCGGTGTGTGCACTCGTGTAGGTACAATGACTCCGAAGAAACCGAACTCCGCACTTCGTAAATATGCCCGTGTTCGCTTGACGAACCGTGTAGAGGTGACGGCTTACATTCCGGGTATCGGACATAACCTGCAAGAGCACAGCGTGGTGCTGATTCGCGGAGGCCGGGTTAAAGACCTTCCGGGTGTTCGTTACCACATCGTTCGCGGCGCGCTGGATACAGCAGGCGTGAACAACCGGATGCAATCCCGCTCCAAATACGGCGCGAAACGTCCGAAAGCTAAGAAATAA
- the fusA gene encoding elongation factor G gives MAREFSLKNTRNIGIMAHIDAGKTTTTERILFYTGRTHKIGEVHEGAATMDWMEQEQERGITITSAATTAAWKGHRVNIIDTPGHVDFTVEVERSLRVLDGAVGVFSAKEGVEPQSETVWRQADRYGVPRIAYVNKMDIIGADYLNVVKDMRERLQANAVAIQLPIGAENDFIGIIDLVEQKAHMYKDDLGRDIEVTDIPSEFLDQVEELRNELIEKVAELDEDLTMKYLEGEEITIDEIKAALRKGVVDVKIFPVICGSSYRNKGVQLMLDAVIDYLPAPIDVPSIKGHLEDGTEAERHSSDEEPFSALAFKIMTDPYVGKLTFFRVYSGILESGSYVLNATKGKRERIGRILQMHANSRQEISIVYSGDIAAAVGLKDTGTGDTLCDEKHPVILESMNFPDPVIEIAVEPKTKADQDKMGVALGKLTEEDPTLRAHTDEETGQTILAGMGELHLDIIIDRMRREFKVETNVGKPQVAYRETFRAPARVEGKFVRQSGGRGQYGHVWVEFEPLEAGTGSQFESKVVGGSVPREYIAPALAGIEEQMKNGVIAGFPLVDVKATIVDGSYHDVDSNEMAFKIAGSMALKAAKDKCKPVLLEPIMKVEVTVPEEYMGDVMGMLNSRRGRIEGMDSRAGAQIIRAKVPLSEMFGYSTTLRSGTQGRGVFSMELSHYEEVPKSIADEIVAKNKGAE, from the coding sequence ATGGCAAGAGAGTTCTCCTTGAAAAATACACGTAATATCGGGATCATGGCGCATATTGACGCTGGTAAGACAACCACCACGGAACGGATTCTCTTCTATACAGGCCGTACGCACAAAATCGGTGAAGTTCACGAAGGTGCAGCAACGATGGACTGGATGGAGCAAGAGCAGGAGCGCGGAATTACGATTACTTCCGCCGCTACCACTGCTGCGTGGAAAGGTCACCGGGTCAACATCATTGATACCCCGGGACACGTTGACTTCACCGTTGAAGTTGAACGTTCCCTTCGTGTATTGGACGGGGCAGTAGGCGTTTTCAGTGCAAAAGAGGGCGTTGAGCCTCAGTCTGAAACTGTTTGGAGACAGGCTGACCGTTATGGCGTTCCCCGGATCGCCTATGTTAACAAAATGGATATCATCGGAGCGGATTACCTTAACGTAGTTAAGGATATGCGTGAGCGTCTGCAAGCAAATGCGGTTGCCATTCAGCTGCCGATCGGTGCCGAGAACGACTTCATCGGCATCATCGACCTGGTAGAGCAAAAAGCCCATATGTACAAAGACGATCTTGGCCGTGATATTGAAGTGACGGATATCCCGTCCGAATTCCTGGATCAAGTCGAAGAGCTGCGCAACGAGCTCATTGAGAAAGTTGCGGAACTCGATGAAGATCTGACCATGAAGTACCTGGAAGGCGAAGAGATTACCATTGACGAAATCAAGGCTGCACTGCGCAAAGGCGTAGTGGACGTTAAGATTTTCCCGGTGATCTGCGGATCTTCTTATCGTAACAAAGGGGTTCAGCTGATGCTGGACGCTGTTATTGATTACCTGCCGGCTCCGATTGATGTTCCATCGATCAAGGGTCATCTCGAAGATGGTACGGAAGCCGAGCGTCACTCTTCGGACGAAGAGCCGTTCTCCGCGTTGGCATTTAAAATCATGACTGACCCTTATGTTGGTAAGCTGACCTTCTTCCGCGTATATTCCGGTATTCTGGAGTCCGGTTCTTACGTTCTGAATGCCACAAAAGGCAAACGCGAGCGTATCGGACGTATCCTGCAAATGCACGCGAACAGCCGCCAGGAAATCTCTATTGTGTATTCCGGAGACATCGCAGCTGCTGTAGGTTTGAAAGACACTGGAACAGGTGATACACTGTGTGATGAGAAGCATCCGGTTATTCTCGAATCGATGAACTTCCCGGATCCGGTTATCGAGATCGCAGTTGAACCTAAGACGAAGGCCGACCAAGACAAAATGGGCGTTGCTCTCGGCAAGCTTACTGAGGAAGACCCGACGCTGCGCGCGCATACCGATGAAGAAACGGGACAAACGATTCTTGCCGGTATGGGTGAGCTTCACTTGGATATCATCATTGACCGTATGCGTCGTGAATTCAAGGTGGAGACCAACGTTGGTAAACCACAGGTTGCTTATCGTGAAACGTTCAGAGCTCCGGCTCGCGTCGAAGGTAAGTTCGTTCGTCAGTCCGGCGGTCGCGGTCAATACGGCCACGTATGGGTTGAATTCGAGCCTCTTGAGGCAGGTACTGGCAGCCAGTTCGAAAGTAAGGTTGTCGGCGGTTCCGTACCGAGAGAATACATCGCCCCTGCGCTTGCAGGTATTGAAGAGCAAATGAAGAACGGCGTTATCGCCGGCTTCCCGCTCGTTGATGTCAAGGCAACCATCGTTGATGGTTCCTACCATGATGTCGACTCCAACGAAATGGCGTTCAAAATTGCCGGTTCGATGGCGCTTAAAGCAGCCAAAGACAAGTGTAAACCTGTCCTGCTTGAGCCAATCATGAAAGTGGAAGTAACAGTGCCTGAGGAATACATGGGCGACGTTATGGGTATGCTGAACTCCCGCCGTGGACGGATCGAAGGTATGGATTCCCGCGCCGGAGCCCAAATTATCCGTGCGAAAGTACCTCTTTCCGAAATGTTCGGTTATTCCACTACCCTGCGTTCCGGTACACAAGGCCGCGGCGTATTCTCGATGGAACTCTCCCACTACGAAGAAGTTCCTAAATCCATTGCGGACGAGATCGTGGCTAAGAACAAAGGCGCAGAGTAA
- a CDS encoding globin-coupled sensor protein, whose product MGKCPFAFLHGLSFQKKRVAPYEPHSFLLASEQARGSESHHSIQGQEELNEQMRMIDLTDDDLELLRRMKPAIVRNIDEITDHFYSSVVDVDKLERIIVKHSSIDRLKQTLREHIVEIFDGSVDNRYITKRLVIANIHKKVGLEPKWYLSAFQNLQNVFIGVIYKEAFNDAERLKMVQTLTKLLNLEQQLVLEAYEKENIREKEEQYEIVKNELKQKIAEFSGELVDLSMDTNAAIEQLVTSSNEVNNSFQRTAFSALESQEKAKDGRELLSRLNGQIGHIFERTNEMEQSVKELSQFSKQIQTIVGAVQEIADQTKILSLNATIEAARAGEHGRGFSVVAQEVNRLAEDTKSTVVHIGELTAKSGILTTQVVEEIRKVQELTESGKQQSDETSQLFSDILDTMQSSTREIVTVEEEIRTLIHTIEGIGATTAQTAASAEYFKLATANL is encoded by the coding sequence ATGGGGAAATGTCCGTTTGCTTTTTTACATGGTTTATCTTTTCAAAAGAAGAGAGTGGCTCCCTATGAACCTCATTCCTTCCTCCTTGCCAGCGAACAAGCTCGGGGTTCAGAATCTCACCATTCGATACAAGGTCAGGAAGAATTGAATGAGCAGATGAGAATGATAGACTTGACTGATGATGACCTGGAGCTGCTGCGCAGAATGAAGCCTGCGATAGTACGGAATATTGACGAGATTACCGACCATTTTTATAGCTCAGTAGTTGATGTGGATAAGCTGGAACGGATCATCGTCAAGCACAGCAGCATCGACAGGCTGAAGCAAACTCTGCGAGAACATATCGTCGAAATTTTTGACGGCAGTGTGGACAATCGTTACATAACGAAACGGCTGGTTATCGCTAACATCCATAAGAAGGTTGGATTAGAGCCGAAGTGGTATTTGTCCGCTTTTCAAAATCTGCAAAATGTATTTATTGGCGTTATCTATAAAGAAGCATTTAATGATGCGGAACGGCTTAAAATGGTACAAACACTGACCAAACTTTTAAATCTGGAACAGCAGCTCGTTCTGGAAGCCTACGAAAAAGAGAATATCAGAGAAAAAGAAGAGCAATATGAAATTGTGAAAAATGAGTTGAAACAGAAAATTGCCGAATTCAGCGGCGAATTGGTCGATCTCAGTATGGATACAAATGCAGCGATCGAGCAATTGGTTACAAGCAGTAATGAAGTTAATAATTCATTCCAACGCACCGCTTTTTCAGCCCTTGAATCTCAAGAGAAGGCAAAAGACGGACGTGAGCTGCTGAGCAGGCTGAACGGGCAGATTGGACATATTTTTGAAAGAACGAATGAAATGGAACAATCGGTAAAAGAGCTTAGCCAATTTTCAAAACAAATTCAGACGATTGTCGGCGCGGTTCAGGAAATTGCGGATCAGACCAAAATATTATCGCTTAACGCAACAATAGAAGCGGCAAGAGCGGGTGAGCACGGAAGAGGCTTCAGCGTCGTTGCCCAAGAGGTCAACCGGTTGGCAGAAGATACAAAAAGCACGGTTGTACACATCGGAGAATTGACGGCCAAATCCGGTATTCTGACCACACAGGTGGTGGAAGAAATCCGAAAAGTGCAGGAACTGACGGAAAGCGGCAAGCAGCAATCGGATGAGACCAGCCAACTGTTCTCCGACATTTTGGATACGATGCAGAGCAGCACCCGGGAGATCGTAACGGTAGAAGAAGAGATCCGGACACTGATCCATACTATAGAAGGAATAGGGGCGACAACTGCACAGACAGCCGCATCGGCGGAGTATTTCAAGTTGGCAACAGCTAATCTATAA
- the tuf gene encoding elongation factor Tu, translating into MAKAKFERTKPHVNIGTIGHVDHGKTTLTAAITTVLSKKYGGAAVAFDQIDKAPEERERGITISTAHVEYETPNRHYAHVDCPGHADYVKNMITGAAQMDGAILVVSAADGPMPQTREHILLSRQVGVPYIVVFLNKCDMVEDEELLELVEMEVRDLLNEYEFPGDDTPITRGSAREALQNPDGEWAQKIVEMFETIDTYIPLPERDTDKPFLMPVEDVFSITGRGTVATGRIDRGTVKVGDEVEIVGIQEETKKSVVTGVEMFRKLLDSAQAGDNIGALLRGVDRNQIERGQVLAKPNSVKPHTEFTAQIYVLTKEEGGRHKPFFTGYRPQFYFRTTDVTGIINLPEGTEMVMPGDNITVTVQLIAPIAIEEGTKFSIREGGRTVGAGTVATIQK; encoded by the coding sequence ATGGCAAAGGCTAAGTTTGAACGTACTAAACCGCACGTTAACATCGGTACTATCGGTCACGTCGACCATGGTAAAACGACTCTGACTGCTGCAATCACAACTGTATTGTCCAAAAAATACGGCGGTGCCGCTGTAGCATTCGATCAAATCGACAAAGCTCCGGAAGAGCGCGAACGTGGTATCACCATCTCCACAGCTCACGTTGAATATGAAACTCCTAACCGTCACTACGCACACGTAGACTGCCCTGGACACGCCGACTATGTTAAAAACATGATCACCGGCGCAGCGCAAATGGACGGCGCTATCTTGGTTGTATCCGCAGCTGACGGCCCAATGCCGCAAACTCGCGAACACATCCTGCTGTCCCGCCAAGTAGGCGTTCCTTACATCGTCGTATTCCTGAACAAATGCGACATGGTTGAAGACGAAGAGCTTCTGGAACTGGTTGAAATGGAAGTTCGCGACCTGCTGAACGAATACGAATTCCCGGGCGACGACACTCCAATCACTCGCGGTTCCGCTCGTGAAGCTCTGCAAAACCCTGACGGCGAATGGGCTCAAAAGATCGTTGAAATGTTCGAAACGATCGACACGTACATTCCGCTGCCAGAGCGCGACACTGACAAGCCTTTCCTTATGCCTGTCGAGGACGTATTCTCCATCACTGGCCGCGGTACCGTGGCAACTGGCCGCATAGACCGCGGAACAGTTAAAGTGGGCGACGAAGTTGAAATCGTTGGTATCCAAGAAGAAACGAAGAAATCCGTCGTTACCGGCGTTGAAATGTTCCGTAAACTTCTTGACTCCGCTCAAGCCGGTGACAACATTGGCGCTCTGCTCCGTGGTGTTGACCGTAACCAAATCGAGCGCGGACAAGTGTTGGCCAAACCGAATTCCGTTAAGCCGCACACTGAGTTCACTGCTCAAATCTATGTCCTGACTAAAGAAGAGGGTGGCCGTCACAAGCCCTTTTTCACAGGATACCGTCCTCAGTTCTACTTCCGTACAACTGACGTAACGGGTATCATCAACCTGCCAGAAGGTACTGAAATGGTAATGCCTGGCGACAACATTACAGTAACTGTTCAACTGATCGCCCCGATCGCTATCGAAGAAGGAACAAAGTTCTCCATTCGTGAAGGCGGCCGTACAGTTGGAGCCGGTACTGTAGCTACAATCCAAAAATAA